CTTGTCCACTCTACTCGGCTATGCTTGCTCCATCCTTAGTCTGATACTCGACTCCATGTGGGAGCGATTAACTGCCCGGCCAATCCTCCTTTTTGACCAATCGCAAAAACCTGAGTTGCTAGGAGTATTCTTCCTTTTTTCTCAGTCTCGGAGATTATAAAATTATATGTAACCGTGCCAGTAGAGAAAGGGATCGTAGCAACACCTGTACCATTTGTTGCTACCGAATAAGTTCCATTCGCCACTGGGGGAAGATCGTTAATGTTTCTAGAACAATTAGGAATGGGATTGCCACACGGTAAGTTCGCTATGAGATCCACAGTTAGTCCACCTTTTCCATCGAAGGTTATCGGCCCTAAGCTGGCAACATTAGCACTGTTGTTGACATAGGCATAATTTCCCTGAAGACTGGCCTTTGTGAAAGCTTGATCGCTGGCCATAGCAGACTGAGCAGTGTAAATACCCACTATGACCAGAATTACCGCCAGTACCTTGAAAATATTCCTCATTTGAGCATATTTATTTTGCATTTTTTTGCCTCGCTCTAATAACTAACAATTGAGATTCCCCACTTGGGGCACTACACAAAAGCTTAAAGACTAGCTCAAGCGCAACCGCTACATGAAAAGGTTAGCTCTCTTGGCTTGTCAGATGTCAGTTGCAACAAAATGTTGTTCTGGCTGGGATAAATATAGGATTTCCCACCAGTCAGATTTTGTAGCAGCCAAACTATTGATTAGACTGGTTTTATCGGTCTAATACCGCTAATTCGGATGATTAGACAGAAAAAGCGCACTCTAACATCCCCAAATAGGCAACTACACTGTTATTAGTGGAAATACTACCACCATTAGGTGGATTAAACTGCAAAATTCCGTATTTCTTCCAATTGACATGACTGGTTATTATACATCAAGTAATCAGTTGTCTTTTTTCTAAATATTTGAATAATTAAATATATTATTAAGCCATAAAAATTACTTTTATGATCAAAAGTCCTCTCCGATATCCTGGCGGTAAGTCGAAAGCTATAAATCAAATATCTGAATATTTACCAGAAAGCTTTTCGGAATTTCGAGAACCTTTTGTAGGTGGTGGTTCTGTATTCATTTATTTAAAACAAAAGTTTCCTGACATCAAAATTTGGATTAACGATTTAAACCGCGAACTTTTTTTATTCTGGAAATTTGCCCAATCTGATTTAGCTCAGTTGGTTGAAGAAATTCGGCATATTAAAGTCAAATATACAGATGGCAAATTACTCTTTACAGAATTGACAAGTGTAGATGTCAATAATTTATCTGATATAGAAAGAGCAGTTCGTTTTTTCGTCCTTAACAGAATTACTTTTTCTGGAACTGTAGAATCAGGTGGTTTTTCCCAAGAAGCTTTTCATAAAAGATTTACCGATTCTTCAATAGAACGACTTGAAAAGCTAGAAAATATCTTATCAAAAAACGTCCAAATTACAAATTTAGATTATAGCCATCTATTAAAATCAGAAGGAGAAAATTTATTTTTATTTTTAGATCCACCGTATTTTAGTGCTATAAAATCAAAACTATATGGTAAAGATGGTAACTTGCACACTTCGTTTGAACATCAGAGATTTGCTGAACTTTTGCAACAATGTCATCATCGCTGGCTAATTACCTACGACAACTCAACACAAATCCGAGAAAATTTTCAATGGGCTAATATTTCCGAGTGGGAATTACAATATGGAATGAATAATTATAAGCAGAGTGGTGCGGCTAAAGGAAAAGAGTTATTCATTACTAATTACGAAGTTAAACTTTATTTGGAAAATAAAGCACCAAATCAAAACCTCGCTAATCCAGCTTTGCAATTAAGCCTTGAGATTTAAATCTAACTTTGATAGCTTCCAATTTTCCGGTAGTATAACTCCCATAGCTCTTAATATTAGCTACAACATATAAACCTTAGCTATGACAACTTCCCCAATCCCTGCTCAAGAATCCTCTGATAGCTGGTATATTCTGCTTCAACAATTAATAGATGGACAATCATTATCTCGTACTCAATCTGCTGACTTGATGCAAGGTTGGCTCAGTGAAGCGGTTCCCCCAGAGTTATCGGGAGCAATTTTAACAGCGCTGAACTTTAGAGGCATTTCTGCCGACGAGTTGACTGGCATGGCTGAAGTATTACAATCTCAATGTTTGCCACTCAGCACTCAGCCCACTACCCCTAACAGCACTGTAATAGATACCTGTGGAACTGGTGGAGATGGGTCATCAACCTTTAATATTTCTACAGCCGTTGCATTTGTCGCCGCTGCATCTGGCGTACCTGTGGCTAAACACGGCAATCGTTCAGCTTCAAGTCTCACAGGAAGTGCAGATGTATTAGAAGCCTTGGGTGTAAACTTGAGTGCTTCTAGTGAAAAAGTGCAAGCAGCACTACAAGAAGTGGGGATCACTTTCTTGTTTGCCGCTGGTTGGCATCCAGCACTCAAGGCGGTTGCCCAATTGCGGCGGACTTTGAAAGTGCGAACAATTTTTAATTTGCTCGGGCCGTTAGTAAATCCCTTGCGTCCAACTGGACAGGTAGTAGGCTTATTCACTCCCAAACTTTTGGCAACTGTTGCCGAAGCTTTACAAAATTTGGGTAAGGAAAAGGCGATTGTGCTGCACGGGCGAGAAAAACTTGATGAGGCTGGGTTAGGAGATGAAACTGACTTGGCGGTGTTATCAGATGGAGAAGTGCAGTTAACTACCATTAATCCCCTAGATTTGGATTTAACGCCTGCTACCATAGGTATGCTTCGGGGTGGGGATGTCCAAGAGAATGCGGAGATTCTCAAGGCGGTACTCCAAGGTAAGGGAACTCAGGCGCAACAGGACGCAGTTGCCTTAAATGCTTCGTTGGCGCTACAAGTTGCAGGTACGATCGCACTCCTCGATCACGCCGAAGGCATTAAAATCGCTAAGGATATCCTACAGAGTGGAGCGGCTTGGACGAAATTGGAGCAGTTAGTTGAGTTTCTGGGGAATTGATTTGCGATCGCAATTGTGGGCGAAACTCTACGACATTACGCTTAATGGTGACATCATAATTACCAAAAAAGTCATGTCCTAAAAGTCCAGTTTCTAGTTCCGCACCTGCGATCGCAACTGGTATTTTATTCACTATTACCCCGCCAACTGCCATCGAATTAACATAACCCACAGGAAATTCTACCGCTCTGGAACTTGCAGTGTTTGCCTTAGCTTTCCCCACTGTGACGATTCCCAATGCATTGGCCATCTGTTGGGTAATGACAGTACCACTCGCTCCCGTATC
This Nostoc sp. C052 DNA region includes the following protein-coding sequences:
- a CDS encoding DNA adenine methylase; the encoded protein is MIKSPLRYPGGKSKAINQISEYLPESFSEFREPFVGGGSVFIYLKQKFPDIKIWINDLNRELFLFWKFAQSDLAQLVEEIRHIKVKYTDGKLLFTELTSVDVNNLSDIERAVRFFVLNRITFSGTVESGGFSQEAFHKRFTDSSIERLEKLENILSKNVQITNLDYSHLLKSEGENLFLFLDPPYFSAIKSKLYGKDGNLHTSFEHQRFAELLQQCHHRWLITYDNSTQIRENFQWANISEWELQYGMNNYKQSGAAKGKELFITNYEVKLYLENKAPNQNLANPALQLSLEI
- the trpD gene encoding anthranilate phosphoribosyltransferase yields the protein MTTSPIPAQESSDSWYILLQQLIDGQSLSRTQSADLMQGWLSEAVPPELSGAILTALNFRGISADELTGMAEVLQSQCLPLSTQPTTPNSTVIDTCGTGGDGSSTFNISTAVAFVAAASGVPVAKHGNRSASSLTGSADVLEALGVNLSASSEKVQAALQEVGITFLFAAGWHPALKAVAQLRRTLKVRTIFNLLGPLVNPLRPTGQVVGLFTPKLLATVAEALQNLGKEKAIVLHGREKLDEAGLGDETDLAVLSDGEVQLTTINPLDLDLTPATIGMLRGGDVQENAEILKAVLQGKGTQAQQDAVALNASLALQVAGTIALLDHAEGIKIAKDILQSGAAWTKLEQLVEFLGN